The Clavelina lepadiformis chromosome 1, kaClaLepa1.1, whole genome shotgun sequence genome segment TTATTGCAATTGATTTCAGAAAGTTAGAACATATTCAATATAAGTATAATACAACATTAATATCTTATCACATTAAATGTTAAGCtgaatcataaaaatatatacctgagaaaaagatcaaaaatttttcttgtggCTTCAAGTGATTTGCATCGATCTGCATTCGGGCCAAAAATATGAAGAATTCTAGATATGCCATCTAAACTAAACGTTGTCAACAACTCAGATCCATTTGGTTTGGTGGCGAAAATGTTCATAAAGTAATCAATGGCTTCTGTCGTCAAATCATCTGGTGATTCACATACCTCAACCcacataattttaattgttttgccaGAACACGCCTCAGAGGAAAAGCCTTGAAAAATGTTAGCTTGTGAAAAATCCTGTATTTGGCATACACACAAATTTATCTAGCTAAACatgtaaacttataaaaatacacaaaaccTTAAGGCAGCAGGACTTACCTAAATAACCACGATGCTTGACCTTTTGATGAACTTCAAAACCTCGctgaattttaaatttttcatcacagTATTTACACCTAACCAGTAACATGCAAAAGTAAACTCATTAAATGCATCCAACCTTCTATTTTACTGGTGTGAGAGATAGTTTCTAAATCATATAAAGCTATAAGCACCATATACTTAAAAGGTCTCTTAGCCTCAGCCTATCTTAATTCTTAACTTACTGAAAGAGATCATTAGCTTGCAAAGCAGAAGATGATACAGGCTTGATTATACACTCTTCATCGTCGACAacgatttcaattaaatattcaGCAGAAAGTGCTGGTGCGGACGACATGTTGGCAACTGATAGGCTACACACGTTTGAATCGTCAAAACAACGTAAACAACAACCTCACTTCTCAGTAATCGATAAACGAACCATGCAAATGCGTACAACTTTTCGACACGACTGGCGTAGTGTGAGTGAATAAGTGTCCGCAACCATGCGTGACGCGGGCGAAACAAAACCTTCTCTtctcataaaaaagaaacaaacgagGAGGAGGTAGTTTCCCAtcatgttctttatatcgttggtgtGACAGTGcaataatgaagtgtacgtaaTTCTCTGATAGAATGGATGGCCAATGAAGGAATTGAAGCAAGCGGCTAGATGCTTATTCAGGTTTTGCAGCCTAACTTTTGCTGTGTTTTGGGCAAACGGGTTTGCAACATCTTGagcaacattttgcaattaactTTCTTATCCTTTGCGTGTGGACAACTGGACATAAGGAACACCGCTTCCTCTTCTGCAACGTGTTTGCTGTTTGTAGGGATGTACTTTGAAAAGCCAAGCCACATCTCACCATAGCCTTTCTTGTGCCTCTGTGGAGTTGAggaatgttttattttgtcatcATGTGGGGCaaaatgaggcagttagcaagatctgttatgaaacatcgtcgctttgaaccttgtcCGCTCTGATAATCAGGATATACTTGTCTGAATATGGTATATGCATTTAGAGCTGCGATGTCGagcagattgtaaaagagaaCTGGAGGCCATTGGCGGGTTTTTCGTTTGCAAGTACAGTATATGTTTGAACCATTTGGTCAAATAAGTCAAAaccaatctttgtcttgttataTAACCTGATGATCTCAGGCCTCGTTTTTGGGTCTTCTTCGTCAATGGTTATATCGTGATGCATGctgaattaattaattattgtttttctgctaCAAACCTTATCTTCCAAAATACTCGCGTTCCTGTCGCGCCTCAACCCAGACAGAAAAATTTTCGTTAGCCATAGATAATTTATCATGGGTCCAAGTTAGGCCCTAAGATAAATGCCAATGAAACGCCCATGATATATACCTGGCGTATGTTTGCAAAGTTGACCGGCCAGATATAGATGCCCAAGAAGTTTCTAAGCTGGCCCTAAGATAATCGCCCATGAAACGCCCATGATATATACCTGGCGTATGTTTGTAAAGTTGACCGGCCAGATATAGATGCCTAAGCTGGCCCTAAGATAATCGCCAATGAAACGCCCTGAAATGCGAAACGAAATGCTTTATCAAAACAGCACTGCGTTTAAAGATCAAAACAAAGCGTTTATTCAAATGAAAATGTCATGGAATGTGAAATGAAATTAGCATGCACAAAATTGTTCCTAAAAGCAGTCTATCAGGCTGTGTAAAACCGAGTGGTATTTTCTGACGAAGACTCTGAAGACACGGTTCAGTGCCTCCACCAGAATGACTGGATTTACTTCGTCTTTCATTTCTTCCCCCATCTTAGTCTCTACAGCCGGCCAAAACTTGTGAAACAGCTCTCTGTCCAATAGATGATGGGCCAGTGTTTATGAACAGTAGGCTGAAAAACACCTAAATAAGATACAcatagattttaaaatttgggtAACAAGCAtccaaaatcaaaaacaattggGACTCGTTAATAAAGTTGAGGAACCTTTGGGTATCCAtatgaaaacttttaacaatgACTTACTCAGAAGAAGTTGATATAGCTTGATCTCTACAAATGACTTTTTCACTTTCTTCCTCCCATAGCCCAATCTTGTCAGAGAGTATGTCATTGCCACCTTCTTTTTCATGAAGAGCTTTATAAAATTCCTTGTCGTTGCCACCACGTCAGCATGTTCTACTCGTGTCGCAATTTCCTTGACATcctattcacattgcataatgTCTCAATTGACTGAAATTGCATTCCTGGAAGTTGCTGCCAGTTTTACATACAACAATTACAGTAAATTAACCCAAATCATCACCCTCACTTGCTCAATAATTTCCTGAAGTTCTTCTTCCATTTCTGCTGGTAAAAATATTGGTGGCTATTCATTCTTTTGTAACAAGGAAAGTGACATTAAGGAGTCCAGCTTATCCTCAATCCCAGAAACGTTCAGATGGAGCAAGGAAATATCAgcttttaaaagtgaaatttcATGTGAATATGACACAAACTGAGGcatgttttgctttttatgtGGTGGTTCATTGCTGAAGGGTCCAAGCTTTTGAGTCAACCttaaaaaacaagtaaacacTTAAACATGTATTAACATTGCAACATAcgcaaggcaaatttaggtatatttattttatcctTTATGTACCTTATTGTTACCAATATAAAATTTAGACCTAATCTAATTAAAATgaacttttgaaaaacattcCTTTCTAAACCTAAAAACAATCACCTTAAAAGTACCAGGTAccgaaacaaaaaattctacAGAAAAGTTATTTGGTAAGGGATTCCATActcttttttacaaaagtattgATGGTACTGGCaacggtactgaaaaagtaccgcagTACAGtaatatatatctatatagtATCAGTACCACAGTGATGCTCAACGTCACCGACATGCTCTTTTTGCAACCATTCTCAAAAAAATCTTGACTTGCTTATTTCagttgtttaaaacaataagtatACAACAATGCGTGATTTgcacaaaattgacaaactgTACCAAAATAACACAATCGTGGTACTGTAATTAATAATGGTGCAAGCAAAGGACAAGTTCAGCTTAGCTTAGCTTAGCTTTAGCCACCTGTTTACACATACAAAAAAATCACTTGTATATACCTTTTGAGAGCACTCGATGATTCAAATTAATTGTTTGCAGTTGGACTTGTCCATTTTCAAAATCTAGGTTGCTGGTCTCAGTTATGTTTCCATCTGAATCACTTTAAATTGGTGTAACATGACCACTTGAATAAGCTTTACGTAAACAACCTTcatatatttcttgaaaagaaCATAAATACTGGTAAAAATATATTCTTTTGTGTAATTTATGTTAAAACTACTTTTTCTTtggcaaacaaaaaaaacaataaacttacTTGATTGACACAATATTCCACAGAAAAATAGTTGCCACTCTGGTTTGGCATCAGCTTTCTGTTTCACTTACAACTGCACATCAGATTCATTTGGTGGCcaataacatttattgttgCCATGAAGCCACTTCTTGTGGACAACATCAGATGTGCCATCTTGGAATTTGACAAACACAAATTCCTtcatagtaggctatatatcACAGAATGGTATGTCTCCACTAACTTATTTCTGACCACAAGTATATTTGTTAGAAGTGTATACaggtaaaaatatatatacaactTAGATATACTAAATTATTAATCTGAAACTTGCAGGCTATTGGAAGAAATAAATCGGATCTCACTAAAATGCTGAAATGAAGATAATAGACCTAGTTGGGAAAcactgttttcaatttcagccTTTTAGTGTGTCCCAAAACATCTGCTGTAAAAATTACTAAATGTATCttgcaacgtatacgggtatcaaattgcacgaagtaaaaattaccaaatgtatctcgcaacgtatacgggtatcaaattgcacgaattaaaaattaccaaatgaatctcgcaacgtatacggatatcaaattgcacgaagtaaaaattaccaaatgtatctcgcaacttataccagtgaaaaattgcacgaagtaactattaccaaatgtatctcgcaacgttgcTATTCTTGCTATTGCTATTCATAACATTGCTATTCTTTCCCGCACAATTTTCTTCCCCTAGATACGaatagcaaattatttaattcacgTAACTAGTTACTTTAGTTCGCACtcatttacacaagctagtgtacaatacctgatgtcacaaactcaaccatctcgatgtcagtcattaggttcatattcaatgtcgttaatttgtttactgatatcacctgtacaaattaatttatacattttctttggccactttttagcgatttgggaaacattatactgtactctaactgtttttgagctctatctgatcaacgactatggctaacttgaaaatagataaaaaactgtaaaaccttcggtccaagccaagtgtgtcccttaagctgtctggcaaactgaacagcagaacatgtaaatgttctttcactcttccagcaaaaagggatgcgttatatagtcagttcccatttgacaataccctacacgaaattagaaaaaattgacctaatattggcaaatacaaaagaaatgagcgaaacggagacatttggtaatttttacttcgtgcaatttgatacccttATACGTTGCgtgatacatttggtaatttttacttcgtgcaatttgatatccgtacacgttgcaagatacatttggtaatttttacttcgtgcaatttgatacccgtatacgttgcgagatacatttggtaatagtaacttcgtgcatatttgtacccctgcaaatgataacttacaaaacttacgtttgtacccgtgctaattataactaatcctaacctcatttataaaatggttgcactcagtaggcatttgttatttgttaaccctatttagcaaatggtgaCAATTAGCAGCCATttgctaaccctatttagaaaaaggttaaactcagtagcaatatgttaacgctatttagtaaatggttacatacagtagccatttttaaccctatttagcaaatggtttcactcagtaggaatttgttaactctatttagcaaatgtttaaagtcagtagccatttgttaaccctatttggCAAACGGTTttagtcagtagccatttgtaaaatagcaaaaggttaccatgagtagtaaCATTTTAAccatatttagcaaatggttacaatgagtagccacatgcacatgatgttaaccctatttagcaaatgtttacaatcagtagcaatttgttaaccttatttagcaaatggcaaatttaacAAGGGTATTTAtcaaatttcttcagttctaaactcaccaccttaaagttgataacgctttagatcagtacgttttcctgtaccccattatgaatcaacttttcgcTCAACTTTTCTCCTTTCTTTCGTCTTATTCTTTGTgtcgagtagatggtttcttgctAAAGAACGCAACAGAAGAAAACTGCAGaagaacgcaacagaagctgttttagcctgcctgcaaaataataacagcCAATGTCAGCGGTTTTCATTCGTTTGCCTTGGTAAATcgcaaccactgttatggaacaacaacaaagtacgtcttgtacaaaatgacgaatacaaaacgctttgcaaattgcaaacagaccgtttagaaacatattggatgaataattatgttaactgctgtttaatattctaaaatctaaaagaacctATATCCTTTagatgcgttaaaatgtttatgtattagtgaaaaaaaagaagtgaagtgtattcctttatatgcataggctttgtggtgcagtattgtgtgagatatggcaacgaactatgtgtattttatagcaattaaatgtcaatgtttatcgagatagtatgtgtaaataggatttattcatgtaaatattttgtatttcatgtaaatcatgtaaattcaatcccgaagcgtggatttcccaccttgaacataaattttccctttatcaaatcacttcaaaaactaatcgtcacttgttagcggtagaggcaattccggcGACAGACCTCGGGCTACTTTGTTTACCTTCTGCGTAGGCTCATACCTGTTAcgacataataatcaatgaaatcttgaaaaactttgataaacgtgaggactgGGGATCatttagagtttttgttggctgatctgacacttcatgttctatcttccaaagatttaatgcgcgaattaatgagtgcagtaggtcaagagaatcttactccaccagttaataaacgaattcatgctaaatttcttaagtggtcaccaccagacgtcgcacTTTCTTATCCACTacagccacaaatacaacaaattcaagtgtctaaaccacctcattacccacgatctaacgctaacaatggaacaaagagttccggacaaacaaatactaatttcacaaatcataaattcaccaaaccaacgcgattaatttaactaaacatggcaacaacgatcaccacacacaaacattggccagtttcacaaataatacagcaagtggtaatttatgacacagtgataatttatcatattcatcacccacctttcagaaaccaggccatcaacgcagcaattacccttgcgcaaaatcattcgcgggcaacaaaaaacattcggcGATCTACGCTAGATTAACCCGGTTAGCCCCGTCGATAGCACCTACTTCCAAAAGAGACtgtcccttgttaactgtttatgatcacgccaattgaattcttttttatgtaaatagcgctgcagcaacttctctttcgtCGGCTAGTTTAGCTCACATATCAAACTGCAAaccgcaaatgtttgtttatgcttcagttaagtcattgtataaaatcacatttatcatGAGTTTTATTTGATGAGTTCAATggttgtgagaaatgagaataatgagaacgatggtttgatttattgcttttgattgagtgaggtcatacccagcttttgtttcgttaaagcACTTGGAaatttccattcaatttaatttctcgaATTCGTTTCAAAGACCCTGACTCTCTGTGGGAAACCTTTCTGCTTGACTAAATAGCTCTCAATGTTccaaagtttattagtttataattataattaattataataggcctaccatttgtcctcttttaggaggaattgaacttttttagttagttattTCGAGTTAGTTGTTTATACTTTCGACAAAACTTATAGGAGAgaagttgtatttatttccaaaaaaattactgtagttATGAAACATCCTGAGTTGCCGATTTAAAAAGGTTTTCTAACCACTTGCCCTACCAGCCCTACATACCTTTTTGAACGCTGACCACGTGTTTCTTCAATTCCGTACCAGCCCTTGGTGGTTTTACATGCGCGCAATCCGCGCATATTGACTTAAGTTCGAGGTTGGGGTCTGTTAAGTTCAAATGTGCGCCAGAAAGATTGCAACTGAACCGCACATGTAAAAAGACCAATTATTATTAAAGCAAAGGTGCGAGTTTTGCAGGCCTAGCcttctatttttaattttgttgatagtaaagaaacacattgcaataat includes the following:
- the LOC143466016 gene encoding uncharacterized protein LOC143466016, yielding MSSAPALSAEYLIEIVVDDEECIIKPVSSSALQANDLFQCKYCDEKFKIQRGFEVHQKVKHRGYLGFSSEACSGKTIKIMWVEVCESPDDLTTEAIDYFMNIFATKPNGSELLTTFSLDGISRILHIFGPNADRCKSLEATRKIFDLFLRKIHAENTTELPSSNLTPDEISIA
- the LOC143451758 gene encoding uncharacterized protein LOC143451758, which translates into the protein MEEELQEIIEQDVKEIATRVEHADVVATTRNFIKLFMKKKVAMTYSLTRLGYGRKKVKKSFVEIKLYQLLLKTKMGEEMKDEVNPVILVEALNRVFRVFVRKYHSVLHSLIDCF